Proteins encoded within one genomic window of Ptiloglossa arizonensis isolate GNS036 chromosome 3, iyPtiAriz1_principal, whole genome shotgun sequence:
- the LOC143144903 gene encoding uncharacterized protein LOC143144903, with product MRTGGIASTTWRRSSNVACGTRARSCTSRWTRTRLIRAETLLRTIHCARRLWRVLVTDGSQAPDCPGVREPSFTLRSLNIEGTHFRTWVFESHASESLTHLWHTSVFGHPYRMLASCLYRNTTNPLGCIGEAILGDINPATGDMDVMLDLFPPDSCKCLVLQTNIPPLSTNIRECRNAKLLYKCLISPPLPACGPSTTLTISFFSEDLTNFDAKNEEEKQVTEQTSLSTNEENVTEDKSQNNEDSQKFSEASELYRRSSRVFDNIEDAYASDENSDILEIDLGENILCDAFENTQLAVHEESSNINSVTKTKEYNLKDTTGSDLSLLLEDTFLDNVSDVSDATFKKSQKSSKISIPVLQVSKKVPVCNETFADFSNTELTEFPNEILNKFSQLKMLYVADNNLTILPAEVFTSLKYLEWLDIRNNQLSSLPKSIESHPCIETLLLQGNKIEELPLELCTLTKLKTLQVMQNPLITPPKDILVLGCREILEYLRTKWNNAHPERQVEFKENKVEPKLSMILCYQSPRKCKKKITSCKNIVHNRNVSTTKKRKFYKPSNRCKNKGTNILMEHHMLYYSKVKELFSKQALIFQKLKDQNVLKEWRQDKRSFNVAMEKAMRRNTDDIPFGFDLKDYASILKQKSKLENLQSRKKGKQKFIPPENINQRINEVLESMNQLEIKITDEITPRTKQNLLKSEMEKILQFQIEIQNLRKYNDIATVPLKY from the exons ATGCGGACTGGTGGTATAGCCAGTACCACTTGGAGAAGGAGTAGCAACGTAGCCTGCGGGACTAGGGCTCGCAGTTGCACTTCCCGCTGGACTAGGACTCGGTTGATACGAGCTGAAACTCTGCTCCGAACCATACATTGTGCCAGGCGTTTGTGGC GAGTATTAGTGACCGATGGATCCCAGGCACCTGACTGTCCTGGTGTGCGTGAACCATC GTTTACATTAAGAAGTTTGAATATTGAAGGTACTCACTTTCGTACATGGGTGTTTGAGAGCCATGCATCGGAGTCTTTGACCCATCTCTGGCATACATCGGTGTTTGGCCACCCATACCGTATGCTGGCGTCCTGTT TGTATCGAAACACCACTAACCCACTAGGATGCATCGGTGAGGCGATTCTCGGTGACATAAATCCTGCCACTGGCGACATGGACGTTATGCTGGACTTGTTTCCGCCAGACAGTTGTAAATGCCTCGTTTTGCAAACAAATATACCACCGTTGTCCACGAACATTCGAGAATGTAGAAATGCAAAACTCCTGTACAAATGTTTGATCTCACCGCCTCTTCCAGCGTGTGGTCCATCTACTACTTTAACAATATCCTTCTTCT CTGaagatttaacaaattttg ATGCGAAGAATGAAGAAGAGAAACAGGTTACTGAGCAAACTTCTTTATCCACGAATGAAGAAAATGTGACTGAGGATAAATCTCAG AACAATGAGGACAGTCAAAAATTTAGCGAAGCGAGTGAATTATATCGAAGATCGTCACGAGTTTTCGATAATATAGAAGATGCATACGCCTCGGATGAAAATTCGGATATATTAGAAATTGATCTCGGAGAAAACATTTTATGCGACGCTTTTGAAAATACGCAACTTGCAGTACACGAAGAATCGTCAAATATTAATTCAGTTACTAAAACAAAAGAATATAACTTGAAGGACACAACAGGAAGTGACTTAAGTCTACTATTGGAGGATACTTTCTTGGACAACGTCTCGGACGTTTCTGACGCAACATTTAAAAAATCGCAGAAATCTTCGAAAATCAGTATACCTGTGCTACAAGTATCAAAAAAAGTACCTGTCTGTAACGAAACGTTTGCAGATTTCTCCAATACTGAGTTAACAGAATTCCCTAATgaaatattgaacaaattttcacaattaaag ATGCTGTACGTAGCAGATAATAATTTGACTATACTTCCGGCGGAAGTTTTCACATCTTTAAAATACTTAGAGTGGTTGGATATCAGGAATAATCAACTTTCATCGTTACCAAAGAGCATAGAATCACATCCATGTATAGAAACGCTTCTTCTTCAGGGAAATAAAATAGAGGAACTACCATTAGAACTCT GCACTTTGACAAaactgaaaactcttcaagtgATGCAGAACCCTCTTATAACACCGCCAAAAGATATTTTGGTTCTAGGTTGTAGagaaattttagaatatttgagAACGAAATGGAATAATGCACACCCTGAACGTCAAGTAGAGTTCAAAGAAA ATAAAGTTGAGCCAAAGTTATCAATGATTCTCTGTTATCAGTCTCCAAGAAAGTGCAAGAAGAAAATCACATCATGCAAAAATATAGTTCACAATAGAAATGTATCTACCACCAAAAAACGCAAATTTTACAAGCCCAGTAACAG GTGTAAAAATAAAGGTACAAATATCTTGATGGAACATCACATGCTATATTATTCCAaagtaaaagaattatttagCAAACAAgcattaatatttcaaaaattaaa AGATCAAAATGTTTTAAAAGAATGGAGACAAGACAAAAGAAGTTTTAATGTAGCTATGGAAAAAGCAATGAGACGAAACACAG ATGACATTCCTTTTGGTTTCGATTTGAAAGATTATGCTTCCATACTTAAACAAAAATCCAAATTG GAAAATTTGCAATCAAGGAAAAAAGGCAAACAAAAATTCATTCCACCAGA GAATATTAATCAGAGAATTAATGAAGTATTGGAATCTATGAATCagcttgaaataaaaattacagatGAAATAACTCCTAGAACCAAACAAAACTTACTAAAAAGTGAAATGGAAAAG aTATTACAATTCcaaattgaaattcaaaatttgcgaaaatacAATGACATTGCAACAGTACCTTTAAAGTATTGA
- the Spt5 gene encoding transcription elongation factor subunit Spt5, with amino-acid sequence MSDSEASNLSDNESDRGGGGSESDQEENRSVKSAAGSDAGSVGERSHSVSRSRSPSRSRSRSPSRSRSRSRSGSGSEDGRGDEAEEARSGDEELVEPEEEPEGEDLDGSSEYDEEEEEEDDDRPRKKKKKDKYGGFIIDEAEVDDEVEDDDEWEEGAQEIGIVGNEVDELGPTAREIEGRRRGTNLWDSQKEDEIEEYLRKKYADESVAARHFGDGGEEMSDEITQQTLLPGVKDPNLWMVKCRIGEEKATVLLLMRKFITYQFSNEPLQIKSVVAPEGVKGYIYIEAYKQPHVKAAIENVGNLRMGIWKQQMVPIKEMTDVLRVVKEQTGLKAKQWVRLKRGIYKDDIAQVDYVDLAQNQVHLKLLPRIDYTRPRGALRTAQSESEALKRKKKRRPPAKPFDPEAIRAIGGEVTSDGDFLIFEGNRYSRKGFLYKNFTTSAIIAEGVKPTLSELERFEEAPEGVEIDLSGAPGTGLSGNKEDAAVTHSFSTGDNVEVCEGELINLQGKIVSIDGNMIMVMPKHEELKEALEFQASELRKYFTMGDHVKVVAGRYEGDTGLIVRVEQNRVVLFSDLSMHELEVLPRDLQLCSDMATGVDSLGQFQWGDLVQLDAQTVGVIVRLERENFHVLSMHGKVIEARPQGLTKRRENRNAVALDSQQNTIQKKDIVKVVDGPHAGRGGEIKHLYRSFAFLHSRMFVDNGGIFVCKTRHLQLSGGNKSSITSMSPVAGFMSPRIASPMHPSGGGFGRGGGGRGRGRGGGARRDRELVGTTIKITGGPYKGNVGIVKDATETTARVELHSTCQTISVDRSHIANVGVPTKDGGFSSYNRTPAYGMGGQTPMYARDGSKTPMHGSQTPMYENGSRTPHYGSMTPSHDGSRTPGQSGAWDPSVTNTPARTNDFDGYSMEEGGSPGYAPGYPPTGGPFTPQTPGTMYGSEQSFSSYQPSPSPAGSATASPSPAGYVATPSPSGTGYTTSPHGAFATPSPMGYSPMTPGVAGSPYNPQTPGAGLDTSVGSGIVGGTEWHTTDIEVRIRDSHQDPALAGQQGVIRGISGGMCSVFLPVEDRVVNLVCEELEPVVPSRGDRVKVIIGEDREAVGTLLSIDNQEGVVKLNKDEVKMLHLRFLCKMKAPNT; translated from the exons ATGTCGGATTCAGAAGCGAGTAATCTATCCGACAATGAAAGTGATCGAGGCGGTGGTGGTAGCGAAAGTGATCAAGAAGAAAATCGCTCCGTAAAATCTGCAGCTGGTAGTGATGCTGGCAGCGTTGGGGAAAGATCACACAGTGTTTCTCGGAGTAGAAGTCCATCTAGATCACGATCCAGGAGTCCGTCAAGATCACGATCGCGATCTCGATCAGGGTCTGG CTCAGAAGATGGCAGAGGTGATGAGGCAGAAGAAGCCAGATCTGGGGATGAAGAGTTGGTGGAACCTGAAGAAGAACCTGAAG GGGAAGATTTGGATGGAAGCAGTGAATATgatgaggaagaagaggaagaagatgaCGACAGGCctcggaagaaaaagaaaaaagacaaaTACGGTGGTTTCATTATAGATGAGGCTGAAGTAGATGATGAAGTTGAGGATGATGACGAATGGGAAGAGGGAGCTCAAGAAATTGGTATTGTGGGAAATGAAGTAGATGAATTAGGACCAACTGCAAGAGAAATTGAAGGAAGACGCAGAGGCACCAATCTTTGGGA TTCTCAAAAGGAAGATGAAATAGaagaatatttaagaaaaaagtATGCTGACGAGTCCGTGGCTGCTCGCCATTTTGGAGATGGTGGTGAGGAAATGAGTGACGAAATCACTCAACAAACTTTGTTGCCAGGTGTTAAAGATCCAAATTTGTGGATGGTGAAATGTCGCATTGGAGAAGAGAAGGCCACTGTACTCCTCTTAATGCGAAAATTTATAACTTATCAATTTTCAA ATGAACCTCTTCAGATAAAGTCTGTTGTTGCTCCTGAAGGTGTAAAGGGTTACATTTACATAGAAGCATATAAACAACCACATGTAAAAGCTGCTATTGAGAATGTAGGAAATTTGAGAATGGGTATTTGGAAACAGCAGATGGTACCAATCAAAGAAATGACTGATGTGTTACGTGTAGTTAAAGAGCAAACAGGCCTGAAAGCCAAACAGTGGGTTAGACTAAAGAGAGGCATTTATAAAGATGATATAGCTCAGGTTGATTATGTTGATTTGGCACAGAATCAGGTTCACTTGAAACTGCTGCCTAGAATTGATTACACTAGACCTCGTGGAGCTTTAAGAACAGCGCAAAGTGAATCTGAAGCCttaaaacgcaaaaagaaaagaagaccaCCAGCAAAACCATTTGACCCTGAAGCAATTCGCGCTATTGGTGGAGAAGTTACCAGTGATGGTGATTTCTTGATTTTTGAAGGAAATAGATATAGTCGAAAAGG ATTCTTGTACAAAAATTTCACGACGAGTGCAATTATTGCCGAGGGTGTAAAACCGACACTTTCCGAACTAGAAAGGTTTGAAGAGGCTCCTGAAGGTGTTGAAATAGATTTAAGTGGAGCTCCAGGAACTGGCCTTTCTGGTAACAAGGAGGATGCAGCAGTGACTCATTCTTTCAGTACTGGAGACAATGTCGAAGTATGTGAGGGTGAATTGATAAATTTGcaaggaaaaattgtttcgatagaCGGAAACATGATAATGGTTATGCCGAAACATGAAGAGCTTAAGGAGGCATTGgaatttcaagcgtcagaattacGGAAGTATTTTACTATGGGCGATCACGTTAAG GTTGTCGCCGGAAGATACGAAGGTGATACTGGTTTGATAGTTCGAGTAGAACAGAACAGAGTAGTATTATTTTCTGATCTATCAATGCACGAACTGGAAGTTCTCCCAAGGGATTTACAACTCTGCTCAGACATGGCGACCGGTGTGGACAGCTTAGGTCAATTCCAATGGGGCGATTTAGTTCAATTAGATGCACAAACGGTAGGCGTAATTGTTCGACTTGAACGCGAAAATTTCCATGTGCTTTCCATGCACGGAAAAGTGATCGAGGCTCGACCCCAAGGTCTGACAAAACGACGCGAGAACAGAAACGCGGTGGCGTTAGATTCTCAACAGAATACTATACAGAAGAAGGATATTGTTAAAGTAGTAGATGGACCACACGCTGGAAGAGGCGGTGAGATCAAACATTTGTACAGGAGTTTTGCATTTCTACATTCTCGAATGTTCGTGGACAACGGTGGTATATTTGTTTGCAAAACGAGGCATTTACAACTGTCTGGCGGAAACAAGTCCAGCATAACGTCCATGTCGCCAGTGGCAGGATTTATGTCACCGAGAATCGCCTCACCGATGCATCCTAGTGG AGGCGGTTTTGGAAGAGGTGGAGGTGGAAGAGGTAGAGGTCGTGGAGGAGGAGCTCGTCGTGACAGAGAATTGGTAGGTACTACAATAAAAATTACTGGTGGACCGTACAAAGGAAACGTTGGTATCGTAAAAGATGCCACGGAGACAACTGCTCGCGTTGAATTGCATTCCACCTGCCAAACTATCTCCGTGGACAGATCACATATAGCGAATGTCGGCGTACCAACGAAGGATGGAGGCTTCAGTAGTTACAACAGGACGCCAGCATACGGTATGGGTGGCCAAACACCGATGTATGCCAGAGATGGGTCAAAGACTCCGATGCATGGCTCTCAAACACCCATGTACGAAA ATGGTTCCCGTACGCCTCATTATGGTTCAATGACGCCGTCTCACGATGGTTCACGCACACCAGGACAGTCAGGTGCCTGGGATCCATCGGTCACTAATACTCCTGCAAGAACAAATGATTTTGACGGCTACAGCATGGAAGAAGGTGGATCTCCTGGTTACGCACCAGGTTATCCTCCTACTGGCGGACCATTTACGCCACAAACGCCTGGCACAATGTATGGTTCGGAGCAGAGTTTCAGCTCGTATCAACCGAGTCCTAGTCCAGCGGGAAGTGCAACTGCGAGCCCTAGTCCCGCAGGCTACGTTGCTACTCCTTCTCCAAGTGGTACTGGCTATACCACCAGTCCGCATGGTGCATTTGCTACGCCTTCACCGATGGGTTATAGTCCTATGACACCTG GTGTTGCAGGCAGTCCGTACAATCCACAAACACCAGGTGCTGGTCTAGATACCAGTGTCGGGTCTGGAATCGTAGGAGGAACCGAGTGGCACACCACGGACATCGAAGTTCGAATTCGTGATTCTCATCAGGATCCTGCGCTTGCAGGGCAGCAGGGTGTTATTCGAGGAATATCC GGTGGTATGTGCTCCGTTTTCCTTCCGGTTGAAGACAGAGTCGTGAATTTGGTCTGCGAAGAACTGGAACCGGTAGTTCCGTCCCGAGGCGACCGAGTCAAAGTAATCATCGGCGAAGACAGAGAAGCAGTTGGCACATTGCTCTCCATAGATAATCAGGAAGGTGTCGTAAAGCTAAATAAGGACGAGGTGAAGATGTTGCATCTGCGGTTCTTGTGTAAAATGAAAGCTCCGAATACATAA
- the LOC143144905 gene encoding uncharacterized protein LOC143144905 — protein MRLKGIKPVMGVKNFKHQQNIGTVLFEKSDSIKHCWSAEDFIMLNSRRMFQDLLPKVKVLNYENDRYIALLMDYFHICLESVRKLSIGKTKHLMLKALADTMGGYLQVYILPLTRHSYYAGNIKYRNARKLFELYDELKLFLGSNGAGWLKPSKCTESAKIPPIVITPPRTSIACEGIITYPACKNIVSIEVSWKLVSFEGRKWRISEAVLIQLYTKDGYGSYLYFALEVILEISSTNHNRRELQRFMFKKMKRTTRKKHKASRKKHHNASPKKGSIVIPLPFLDDEVEPNSIALPFKKDSLQSLYVEHSAFVLVKYYVGSVKCIISKSKTKTELESFNQEFSNWLQQSVRRRLDDEKWYPAFGGVLRVISTLEESGAETGLTAWRKSGTHQMMPKIGVPPTIEVEEVVQPFYKSEDGDTRVTLGTTELISIAVVSALLVWLLVGLSLVCYRFLVKHSDECGPCEPQQPPIIGLYENKEFCQQYTCSTRAPRKGLFEKLVGNWRNKFGKCRGDCQNHCNDEERCLAAISYSSKDTVDVSTSSRSYQKRKFTKSVSATFSSVRKGRLPIKNVHYSSDGSLTTNTESPGKLR, from the exons ATGAGATTAAAAGGCATAAAACC AGTGATGGGTGTCAAGAATTTCAAACATCAACAAAATATCGGCACGGTGTTATTTGAAAAAAGTGATTCCATTAAGCATTGCTGGTCTGCAGAGGATTTTATTATGTTGAACAGTAGACGAATGTTTCAAGATTTATTGCCCAAG GTGAAAGTTCTAAATTACGAGAACGATCGGTACATCGCACTGCTGATGGATTACTTTCACATTTGTTTGGAGAGTGTGCGCAAGCTGTCGATAGGAAAAACGAAGCACCTGATGTTGAAAGCCCTGGCAGACACTATGGGAGGCTACTTGCAAGTTTACATCCTGCCCCTCACGAGGCACTCCTATTACGCCGGGAACATAAAATATCGAAACGCGAGGAAGCTTTTCGAGCTGTACGACGAGTTGAAGCTTTTCCTGGGCAGCAACGGGGCAGGCTGGCTGAAGCCCTCCAAGTGTACGGAGAGCGCGAAAATTCCACCGATCGTGATCACACCGCCGAGAACGTCCATTGCGTGTGAAGGCATTATTACGTACCCTGCATGTAAGAACATTGTTTCGATCGAAGTTTCGTGGAAATTGGTTTCATTTGAGGGTCGAAAGTGGCGCATTTCAGAAGCAGTCTTAATTCAATTGTACACCAAAGATGGTTATGGTTCTTATCTATACTTCGCTTTGGAAGTTATCCTTGAAATTT CTTCGACCAATCACAACAGACGAGAGCTTCAGCGTTTCATGTTCAAAAAGATGAAGAGAACGACGAGAAAGAAGCACAAGGCATCCAGAAAAAAACACCACA ATGCATCTCCGAAGAAAGGATCGATCGTCATACCCCTTCCATTTTTGGACGACGAGGTGGAACCGAACAG CATCGCGTTGCCATTCAAGAAAGATAGTTTGCAGTCTCTGTACGTTGAACATTCGGCTTTCGTGCTGGTTAAGTACTACGTGGGCAGTGTGAAGTGCATCATTTCAAAATCGAAAACGAAAACCGAGTTGGAATCGTTCAATCAGGAGTTTTCCAATTGGCTGCAGCAATCC GTACGACGACGCCTCGACGACGAGAAATGGTACCCGGCGTTCGGTGGCGTTTTGAGGGTGATCTCCACGCTGGAGGAATCAG GAGCGGAAACCGGTCTTACGGCATGGAGAAAAAGCGGTACCCATCAGATGATGCCCAAAATAGGCGTGCCACCGACCATCGAGGTTGAGGAAGTCGTACAGCCGTTTTACAAATCCGAAG ACGGGGATACAAGGGTCACGTTGGGAACGACAGAATTGATATCGATCGCCGTGGTGAGCGCGTTGCTGGTGTGGTTGCTGGTCGGTCTGAGCCTCGTGTGTTACAGATTCCTCGTGAAACATTCGGACGAGTGTGGTCCATGCGAGCCACAGCAACCTCC TATTATTGGTTtatatgaaaataaggaattctGTCAGCAATATACGTGCAGTACGCGAGCGCCACGTAAAGGATTGTTCGAGAAATTGGTGGGAAATTGGAGAAACAAGTTTGGTAAATGTCGCGGAGACTGTCAGAATCATTGCAACGACGAAGAACGATGTTTAGCCGCTATCAGTTACAGTAGCAAAGATACGGTCGACGTTAGCACCAGTAGCAGAAGTTATCA aaaaagaaaattcaccAAATCCGTTTCGGCGACCTTTTCAAGTGTCCGAAAGGGACGTCTACCTATCAAG AATGTTCACTACAGCTCTGATGGCTCGTTAACCACGAACACCGAAAGTCCTGGAAAACTAAGATAA